Within Bacteroidota bacterium, the genomic segment TTAGCACGATTCTCCGAAGGCATTTTTTGTTTTTCGGTTTCCACAAAAGCGGCAATATCAGAAACATCTGCAAACTGATCATTTAATTGGAGCCTTGGCGATGTACCTAATTCTTTCTGATACATTTTTTCTGGCGCACCTACATAAATGTAACTGAGCAAATCTTTCTTCTCTAATTTTTCCATTTCTGTAGCTTGCGGCAATGATTGTTTTACTTTAATTTCAGTTTCACGCAAACGAGTAGCCACCATAAAGAAGAACAATAGAATAAATACAATATCCGGTAGCGAAGATGTGCTTATCCCGGGTATTTTTTTTGGTTTCTTGACAAACTGAGGCATATTCTTTTATTTTTTAGTCGCTCCGAATTCTGTAGGCTCCGCTTCAGAAATCCGGATAGGATACATAGTTTTTATTTCATCAATACGAACTGAATCTGTCAGGTCATTCATTACCTTACCATATTTTCGTTTCGAGACATCATCTCTCAAATCAGAATAGGCTCCTCTCAATTCATTATATACTTCGATATACATATTATAAGAAGTACCTCTGTCTCCTTTAAAAGAAACAATTGCATCCAAAGGACTATCCGACATTGTAGGATCTGCACCATTGTTATTAATAAATTTTTTGGTAAAATCTCTGAGTTGAGTTACTTCCATAACATTTTCTTCTACCAGCAACTGGTCACGTGAATTCACATTCACTGTTAATGTATTTCTATTGTTAGATTCTACAGGAGGTGGTGGCACATCGGTATAAGGTGGTAAGGTTACATTAATTCCTTCGTCAATACTTATCTCGGTAGTTACCAGAAAAAATATCAGCAATAGAAATGCAATATCTGCCATTGAACTGGCATTTACTTCAGGCGCATCTTTTTTCTTTCTTTTATGCATATTCTTCGGTTTATTTAAATGCATCAACAATCGCAGTACCGATAGCTGTAACCACAGCTACAATAATAAGCACCGCCATAGTAATAATTCCTGCTGTAACAAATTTCACAGTACCTCCACTCACATCAATAGCAGCCGGATTTACATCGGAAGCCATTGCAAAGGATATAAAAAATATAACCAGTATGATACCCACACCAATCAATAGTTTTAAAGAACCTTTTAAATTTTGAAATATACCTGCGAATAAAGAGAATACAAATAATATTGTACAAATAGCAATAAGTATAACGCCTGCAGGCAGAACAATATTTGTCATTAAACTTTCCATTAGTAATTATTTTATTGGTCAGGCAATTTTATTCTTCACAAGTAAATCTATGAAAGTGATTGAACTGTCTTCCATTTTATTTACAATACTTTCAATTTTAGAGGCAATAAAGTTGTAAAATACTTGCAGAATAATGGCAACAATAAGCCCGAATACTGTAGTTAATAATGCTACCTTAATACCGCTTGCAACAATGGTTGCTGAAATAGCTCCGGCGTTAGCGATATCATCAAAAGCCTGAACCATCCCGATTACTGTTCCAAAGAATCCAAGCATTGGCGCCAATGCAATGAATAATGAAATCCAGGATAACCCTTTTTCTAATTGACCCATTTGAACAGATCCATAAGAAGAAACAGTTTTCTCTACGATATCAATTCCTTCGTCGGTGCGGGTAAGACCCTGATACATGATTGAAGCAATAGGACCACGTGTTGCTTTGCAAAAACTTTTCGCTTTCTCCACATCTTTTGCAACTAAAGACTTTTCAATATTTGCCAATAATTTATCTGCATTGATATCAGCAAGACTTAAAGTAATGATACGCTCAATACAAAAAGCAAGTCCGAGAATAAGACAAACAAGAATAGTAGACATAAAAGCCCAGCCACCTTCTATAAAGTAGCGTTTCATTAAAGTAATACCACCTTCGCTGGCAACTACTTCTTCAGCAGCATCCTGTGCCATTAACACACCAGGGATGATAACAAATACCCCTAACAGGGCGATAATTCCAATCAACTTTTTCATAAAGTGAAATTTGTTTTTATTAGATATTTAAAAGATTGAGATACAAATAAAGCAATTTTAAACGTGTACACGAAATAGCAAGTTAAATTTTTAAAAAAATAATTCTCCATTTCCTGCGGAGAGAGAGGGATTCGAACCCTCGATACCCTTTAGAGGCATACACACTTTCCAGGCGTGCTCCTTAAACCACTCGGACATCTCTCCATTTTAATAAGGGCGACAAAGGTTTAAAATAATACCGATAGCACCAAACATTAATTTTATCACTAACTCTACTCTCCGGCATATTTAAATACCTTATTGGCATTTTTGTTTGTTACTTCTACTATTAATTCCACAGGGTGTTCTAAAACTTCAGATAATTTTTTTGCAACCAGGTTTATGTAAGCCGGTTCATTGCGTTTACCACGATAAGGAACCGGTGCAAGATAAGGAGAATCAGTTTCTAACACTATTGACTTCAAATGATAATTTGACAAAACTTTGTCAAGACCACCATTCTTAAATGTTACCACTCCTCCTATTCCTATCATTAACCCGGTATTTATAGCTCGTTCCAATTGTTGAGTACTTCCTGAGAAGCAGTGAAAAATTCCTGTAAGATTTCCATCCTGATGTTTCTCTATTATATGTATGCAATCATCCGTGGCATTGCGGGAATGTATAATTATAGGTAACTGCATTTGCTTCGCCCAAATAATCTGTTGTTCAAATGCAGCAATTTGCTGATCCTTAAAACTCAAATCCCAAAAATAATCCAACCCTGTTTCACCAATACCGTAAAATGTTGTTGATTTATTTTGAAATTGTTCTTCCATTTTTTCCAACACACTTTTAAAATCTTCTTTCACGGAACATGGATGCAGACCAATCATTGGAAAACATTTTTCAGGATATTTAGAATGTAACTGCAACATCGGCTCAATAGTTTCTAAATCTATATTGGGCATATAAATTCTGATAACATCTTTTGCATTCGCTATCATATTATCTCTGTCGGCATCAAACTCCGGCAAATAAATATGCGCATGTGTATCAATTAAATTCATTCATCGCTTTTGGTAGAGGCTTAAAAGTAAAACCCTTTTCAGAAAAATATTTTAATACAAGGGGCAAGGCACCTAATACATTATGTTTTGCTTTTTCACTGTCGTGAAATACAACAATACTTCCTGATTCAGTATGTTGAATAACATTATCAGCACATGATTCCGGAGTTTGCGCAACATCAAAATCACCACTCAACACATCCCACATTATTATACGATATTGATTGCGCAAATGCTGAATTTGCTTTATTCCAATGCGTCCATAGGGCGGTCTGAATAAATTTGAATTTGCAAGTGTATTACAGGCCTCTATATTATTAATGTATTCTTCATCTTTAGATTTCCATCCATTCAAATGGTTATAAGTATGATTGCCAATGGTATGACCTTCATTA encodes:
- a CDS encoding TatD family hydrolase, whose amino-acid sequence is MNLIDTHAHIYLPEFDADRDNMIANAKDVIRIYMPNIDLETIEPMLQLHSKYPEKCFPMIGLHPCSVKEDFKSVLEKMEEQFQNKSTTFYGIGETGLDYFWDLSFKDQQIAAFEQQIIWAKQMQLPIIIHSRNATDDCIHIIEKHQDGNLTGIFHCFSGSTQQLERAINTGLMIGIGGVVTFKNGGLDKVLSNYHLKSIVLETDSPYLAPVPYRGKRNEPAYINLVAKKLSEVLEHPVELIVEVTNKNANKVFKYAGE
- a CDS encoding MotA/TolQ/ExbB proton channel family protein, with protein sequence MKKLIGIIALLGVFVIIPGVLMAQDAAEEVVASEGGITLMKRYFIEGGWAFMSTILVCLILGLAFCIERIITLSLADINADKLLANIEKSLVAKDVEKAKSFCKATRGPIASIMYQGLTRTDEGIDIVEKTVSSYGSVQMGQLEKGLSWISLFIALAPMLGFFGTVIGMVQAFDDIANAGAISATIVASGIKVALLTTVFGLIVAIILQVFYNFIASKIESIVNKMEDSSITFIDLLVKNKIA
- a CDS encoding biopolymer transporter ExbD, with the protein product MHKRKKKDAPEVNASSMADIAFLLLIFFLVTTEISIDEGINVTLPPYTDVPPPPVESNNRNTLTVNVNSRDQLLVEENVMEVTQLRDFTKKFINNNGADPTMSDSPLDAIVSFKGDRGTSYNMYIEVYNELRGAYSDLRDDVSKRKYGKVMNDLTDSVRIDEIKTMYPIRISEAEPTEFGATKK
- a CDS encoding biopolymer transporter ExbD, which gives rise to MPQFVKKPKKIPGISTSSLPDIVFILLFFFMVATRLRETEIKVKQSLPQATEMEKLEKKDLLSYIYVGAPEKMYQKELGTSPRLQLNDQFADVSDIAAFVETEKQKMPSENRAKIIMALKVDRDVNVGILTDVKTELRKANALKITYITTGRIEKK
- a CDS encoding polysaccharide deacetylase family protein — translated: MYWIKTPWYVKAVYPGLIWNMSGQKEIYLTFDDGPVPVVTEKVLELLSRYNAASTFFCIGENIKKHPDLFDRIINEGHTIGNHTYNHLNGWKSKDEEYINNIEACNTLANSNLFRPPYGRIGIKQIQHLRNQYRIIMWDVLSGDFDVAQTPESCADNVIQHTESGSIVVFHDSEKAKHNVLGALPLVLKYFSEKGFTFKPLPKAMNEFN